AAATGTGGTAACCAAGTTGCTCACATTTTGGCTAATCTGGTTTCTAACAATTGGCTTCCTTCTGCTCCACTTTGTAATTGTATTACGGCTCTGCTTGAATCAGAGAGTTACTAGTTCCTAGCTTTTATGTTTTGTTCTTTCAGTGCAGCAATTTTTCCTTGGTATCTTTTTAAGATGTCATCTCTTTGACGACTCCACATTTTAATGAAATTTGCCCGGAATATGGCCATCAGACCAAGCAAGAATTACTTGAAAGAGTCACATAGCAAGGTGAGGATGCTGGATTGATGAGCCCATCTTCATATTGCTCATCCCCAAATATTATTTCAAAAGCTAGCTTTAAGGCTGTGGTACTGCCAACCACTTTGCTTGTGCACAGATGAAAAGGCTTTTGAAAGCTGCATCTTGGTAAATGAGTTTTGGCATTGCATCCAAAATGGTATTCTTTGTTTACACCAACCTAAAGTTAATCTCTTTCATAAATATAGCATCACTGACTGATAAAAATAACCCCTTTTACCCACACATAACTGCACTAAAGTTAACCTTTACAGGGGTATATTGGTAAAGAACCAACTCTGCTCAGTCTGTTACAAGGACTACTTTATCATCCAtttctctctccctctttttcaaaTAAGAAATATCAGAAGTTCAACATCTTTTAAGTACTGTAgtaccttgtttgtttgcagagATGGGAGATGAGTAACCAAACCCTAGACTCTTCTCAACTGATATCACCTTCATCTCTCTCAATAAATCCACTAGTTTCTATCTTCATCACCACTCTTAACTCATCTCGCAATCTCTTTCTAATCATCTAAGCTTCTTTTAGAAAATTCATCATCTTCAGGTATGATTTTCAAATCTACCAATTCTTCATCCATGCCTTTTCTTTCATTGTTATATGGGTTTTATGTGATTTGGAACATGGGTTTTTATTTATATTCTAATTTGAGTTCTTAATTGTCTTCAAGGGGGAAAGAAATAAGGAGAGAAAAGAAGATTAAAGTTTTGTGAAGGTATAAGAATTTCATtccatgttgttttcttttagagCCAGGGGTTTCCTATGTTCATACTCCACttgattattttgttcttttAGGATGGTTTGATTTGCTGGTTCAGTATTTGATGGATGTTTTTTAGCTTTtagatggtgtttgtgaaaacgGCAAGGAAAGAAGTATATTTGATCATTAAGCATGATAGAGTATGTCATCTCCTATGGATTTTTGTGTCATGCTATGTGAATATTGCTAATTTATCTAGTCAGTATACCTAAGATGTTATGATATACTTGTAGACATAGACATAAGAGTATGACTTTTGTGTGCTCTCGTATTGGCTCCTTACATGCAAGAGCATCAGTTACTAAGTTAAGCATGTAATCCCTTTGAGGTTACGCTTGTTTTTCAAAAATAAGCATAGGGAATTTCAACACAAAAATATTGATTCCTGGATTCGTCATTGATTCCTGGATTCGTCAAAAACAAGCATGTCCTACCATTAATTTTTTGTCCTTAATTGTGAATTAACCTTTTCATTTTGAGCTCTATAAATACTAAATCTCATAGGAAATCGTTTATTATACCCATTGCTCTCTCTGTCCTACTCTCTCTCATATGATGTTTGACATGAAGTCGTTTTACAATAGCAGTAGTTTGTTGGAGTGCCTAATTCTCTCTTCTAGTATCTTTATACCCACAAGTAGGACAGTACCAAGTGCATAACTCACCTTTGCTGCCATCATCGTGGTTTCACCGAGGACATGGTTTCGCTAGAACAAGAGGTACCCGTTTCATGGTGAATGGCAAGCCACTGTACTTGAATGGTTTTAATGCATATTGGTTAATGTTCATGGCATCTGAGCTATTGAATATTATGCACGTTGTCCTTGCTTGTTTAATTGTTTCTTCTGATATTAGGACAGCAAGGAAGACTGATTGGCCGTAATGATTGAAGTCTTTTCTATGGAATTTTTTTTCTAGTTTAAAGGTTCTCTATTTCAAGTTGATCTGCGGTGTTTATTTTGCTATTTCCTATTGTACAATGTGATTTGCTTTAGCTTAAAACCCCAAAGAAAATTAAACAGGGTCCCAATACAAATTGATTGATTCCATTTGCACTTGCAGGTTTCATCTGCTGCAGTTAAGGTGATTGGTTTGTCAAAAAGAGCAACTGAGGAAGATCATTATCAGATCCTGGTAACAACTTCCAACTTTGATTTTGTTTCAGTTCTTATttgtatttttattgttttgctcTTGGTTGGAATTATATGTATGTATCATTCAACTTCCAACTTTGAATGTGCTATAGTGGGCACAAAATATGGCAATTATACTCTGATTAGTCATACATACATTTGTATAGTGGCTGGAGTCCAGTAAATTAAGGATAAGTGGCAATTATACTCTGATTAGTCATACATACGTTGACCAGTTTATCCTCTATTATATGGGAGCATTTGGCATGGCTATAAGGTAGGTTACTGTAGTAGTATATAATTATTTTTGGAAGTAAATATGTCGTTTTGGATTTGCAACGTGAACTGTGATGCATTTCAAAATTTTGGAAGTAAATAACTTGTTTTGTCTAACACTTCATATCTAAACATTTCAAATTTTGGGTACTCATGGTGTTGTTTTGTCAATTTTCGATAAAATGATACAAGCCAGGACAGGATGCATAATTTTTGAAAACTGTCATTTGTTTACAAGCACAAAATTTTTGAATGAGAACAAGTTGCAGAGGGGAATACCCAATATTGATTATGCATGCTGTCCTGGCACCCTGTGATCCATAGGACGATGCAGTTACAGTCGAGTACCCAGAATGGCTTATTGTTGTTGGTGTATGTACCCATCTTATCCTTTTGCCTAATGCCTGgggttttgttgttgttatgtCCATGCCATGGTTCTCACTACGACATTTCAGGCTGGATTCGAAAGGGCCAACCACCAAAGAATCCGGAGTACCTACTACTTTTTGGTGGATAACAAGTTTATTTATGCTTTTAGGATTTTAAACTTGAAATTTACTGTAGAATTTATTGTTTGGTGATGTTTGATTACATGAAAAAGAAAGATGGTTAAAGAGTCTATTGAATAAGCTGGTAGTGGTAAATGTTAATGATATAAAATGTGCACAAGGCCATTTTCTGTCCAAAAATATTCAGTCAGCTGGTAGTGGTAAATGTTAATTTGCTCCAAGCTGAAGCTACTGATTTGGTTAAAGATGCTACTATTTAGATGTATGGTTTAGTTTTAGATGAATGGTTCAGTCTTATTAAGTGATTAAAAAGACATTGCCTGCCTAAACAATGAATGGTTCAGTTTTAGATGTTTGAATCTTGTTAGTGATTGTTTATACTCATCATGCCTTCTTTTATTTTCTAGGTCTTTTCTTGTCCAATCTCTAATGGTAACCAAAAGGAAGTTTGTTACTGTGTATGGTGGGGATAGCTTTACCATAACCACCGATGAGCAAAAACACGCCGTTccttaccgaaataatcaatttcaTACTTTTAATGCTGTAAATGGAAGAGGTCATAGAGTTGTAGATATTTTACTTGTCAATGGTTCGGCAGCTAATACCCTTAGTCTTCTGGAAGTTGCTGGCGGTAATGTGCTTAACAGCAGGGGATTTGTTTGGGATGGAGACACAATGTATCTTATAAAAGAAGGTTATGATATGAACTTGTCAGAGCTAAGAATTTATTTAGAGGGATCATTCGGCGCTGGCGTAGTCCCACCGCTAACAAGGCACAATAAGTTACTGAGGCTTTCCACAATAGCCGAAAATGCATTAAGCAGTCAAAGAGTTACAACATTTATTACGAACAGGGGAGATTTCTCCTCTTTAGGCCGGAAAGTTGTCACGTATTTATCTTTACCCTAATCCCTAGCTACTAGATTTTaggttgtttttttcttttgcttcttattatttatttttttgatgcaaaGAAAAATATATTACTTAGACGAAAGGACCAACATTGTTCATATCCTCCAATATTGCACCTGCAATAAAACTTGGAGGGTGGTGTAACCAAACCTTTGAAAACATATAATCCTAGCGTGCCTAGGTAATTTATATGCTGGCTTATTTAACTTTCTATAGAATATGTCTTGTAGTTTCATTACATTGACTGCACGTCTTGCACATATCACCTGTATATCCCATAATTATCTATCATGCACTTCCAAatagatttttaggtttttgcaTATTTTGATTCATATATGTATCCGATATGTGCAGGAATGTAACTGCTGGTTTGACCACTTATACAGAAGAGGGTTTTAGAGTTGCTGATTTGAGTGAATGTAATATCGCAGTCAAGCTGATGAGGGACTGTAGTATTAGATTCAAGCTCATTGCACCTCTAGCTGCTGTCACTGGTCGCAATGCTTTTAGACAAGCCTATGTGGATTTCCTAAGGGTTTTGCGTGGTGTGAATCAAGCAGACACTCCAGTCTTGGCTGATCTCTTCCAGATGCTCACTCCTCCGGAGGATCATTTGGACTCGATTCTCTGGAGGCAAGCTGAGGATTTCGTAACAGCTCCACGATCTGTTCTTTTCCATCCATTTCAGTGGTATGGAGAAGGGATTTGCAGTTTTTTCACCTTGTAAGCAAAATACTAGAGTTTGTGTGATGGTTACAATGGTAATTATTATCAGAATTGTGAAGGGGCAGTGCGGCAGTTTTTGGTTGACATGGATAGTATTGACCGTACGGGAGCTGGTGGCAATTTGGACTGGAGTCAAACTATTCAAGCTGAATCAGCTGATGTATGGGAGATGATTGATGCTGGGTATACTGCACGTCAGCGTACTAGTCCACTACACTTGATCAGGCTTATTAGGAATAAGTATGAGCATATTGAAGACATAAACAGATTAGTATACCAACATAAATTAGGATACCAACATACATAAACAGATTTCTATTTTATCCATGATTTACACTTGGAAACTCACTTCTTGCTCACATGGTAAAAGCTTTGGACATATAAGTATAAATGTATCTCAAATTCTGCTCCAAAAGTTATCAGAAAGTGGGTTCCTGATCTCGTGTTTGCTtctgttctttttcttttatcaatatattaaCCCCTCAAAAATTTCTTGTTTCAGGAAGTTCTTGAGGAGACTGCAGATACATATTGGTGTTTCTTCGACTCTCTGTTTCCGCGCCTGTTGATTGACTCATATAGGGTAGTGCAAAAACACTACCGTACGCTGGGAAGTGTTTTTAGGGGCTACTCGCATGTTGACAGTATGAAGGAGTATATTGGTTGGGGCAAGTTCTGAAAGTGCCAGAATGGAAGAAGCTCTAAAGTATGCCATTTAAGTGTGCCAGGAAGAAATAGTTTAATAGTTGATTAGAACCTGCTATTTACTCTtccttgtttgttttttgttaCTTGTTGCACACATGATTTATGGTATCCATTATCCACTCACTGGACTGTCATTTTGCAGCGCACAATTTTAGAATGGTTGttttcgtaaaatattcttaattttagAATGGTTGCGTTCGTAAAATAATTCTTAAAATCATAATATTCTGAGAGAACTCTAAAAAGGttggataagaagaagaatcatAATGTTTTTTGTACCCGTATTCTGAGAGttccatcaaaacatgataaaacTCCAGGCGCCTCTCTTAGCTATGGAATCGGCAGCAAAATTCACCTCACGAAATGCATGAATAACATAGCGTATAGTCTGATTGAACATGATATTAATTCACGAAATGCTTTACGACCCAAGGGATTGAACTGTTGCTGAAAACCTCTATAACGCTAGCTGGATCTGATTGAATAACAGCATACACCTCTGCCAtatattgaatctaaatcaataTCTTCCTACGTATTTCCCCGACGAACAACCCATCTCAAGAGCATGAATAACAGCATACACCTCTGCCATAAAGCTTGTCAAAAAACCGAGTTCAATGCTTTGAGCTCCAAGAACACCACAGTCTCGCCACTTCCTGCTAT
Above is a genomic segment from Papaver somniferum cultivar HN1 chromosome 10, ASM357369v1, whole genome shotgun sequence containing:
- the LOC113319488 gene encoding uncharacterized protein LOC113319488 is translated as MVTKRKFVTVYGGDSFTITTDEQKHAVPYRNNQFHTFNAVNGRGHRVVDILLVNGSAANTLSLLEVAGGNVLNSRGFVWDGDTMYLIKEGYDMNLSELRIYLEGSFGAGVVPPLTRHNKLLRLSTIAENALSSQRVTTFITNRGDFSSLGRKVVTNVTAGLTTYTEEGFRVADLSECNIAVKLMRDCSIRFKLIAPLAAVTGRNAFRQAYVDFLRVLRGVNQADTPVLADLFQMLTPPEDHLDSILWRQAEDFVTAPRSVLFHPFQWKFLRRLQIHIGVSSTLCFRAC